One window of Nostoc sp. C052 genomic DNA carries:
- a CDS encoding chromosome segregation ATPase: protein MTERDIPDSWSSASGREPDQNKRLSRTEQFGETQPFDAPATGSNSKSVKRRKKNHKKGLPIDSNSKETTQLSNNSGKWPRWMKSWTLWLVLLMLIPGSVGFLAMAMLFKLPAAPNCPSIFWPLASASVRLHCAQLAASKQTVNDLLQAIALVKQLPQNHPLHGEIDRFIEEWSRDILKLADESFQTGNLEEAIATAKKIPEDVAAYKLVDEQIGKWELIWSKAETTYNSAIAEVKERRWQSAFMLSAKMLRVDNQYWAGTKYDQLNRLIATAREDGDKLGKAESLANSKVVDNLLEAIKLAESIGQESYLYQKAQQAIPAFGRQMLELAKAKLDKKDADEALNIARQIPESTKLQGETDDFIAIADAKRSAWIGNVSGLQAAIAQAQQISPSRPVYNEAQQLIARWQLEIEDVANLEKARILASQGTVPNLTAAIAQIQLIPASNPRATEARQEMDRWTAQIETIEDQPYLDRAEQIAIFDDINSLQAAIAQASEIRRGRALYPEARKKIRTWIGKIQRIQDQPYLDQAQELAQSGNLTAAINAAQQIASSGRALSGDAQAAINDWEGQIRTRENWKKAQQVGAAGTPEALIEAIRLADQVSNNSILRMDANQAIDQWSQQLLEIARSQGQSDIARGIDIAKSIPRGSAAYSAAQEQIKAWQDFLNPQPKPQPQPESLPFPQSTTTNGQ from the coding sequence ATGACAGAGCGGGATATTCCAGACAGTTGGTCTTCAGCCAGTGGAAGAGAGCCAGATCAAAACAAAAGATTATCCCGAACAGAGCAATTCGGTGAAACTCAGCCATTTGATGCCCCTGCTACTGGTTCTAACTCCAAGTCAGTGAAGCGGCGAAAAAAAAACCATAAGAAAGGATTACCTATAGATAGTAATTCAAAAGAAACTACCCAACTCAGTAATAATTCTGGGAAATGGCCACGCTGGATGAAAAGCTGGACATTGTGGCTAGTACTATTAATGTTGATTCCCGGCAGTGTAGGATTCTTGGCAATGGCAATGCTGTTCAAATTGCCAGCTGCTCCTAATTGCCCCTCGATTTTCTGGCCTCTAGCTAGTGCTTCTGTGCGGTTACACTGCGCTCAGTTGGCGGCTTCTAAGCAAACAGTTAACGACTTATTGCAAGCGATCGCTCTGGTGAAGCAACTACCACAAAATCACCCGCTGCATGGAGAAATTGATCGTTTCATCGAAGAATGGTCGCGGGATATTTTGAAGCTAGCTGATGAAAGTTTCCAAACTGGGAATTTAGAAGAAGCGATCGCTACTGCTAAGAAAATACCCGAAGATGTGGCAGCTTATAAGTTAGTCGATGAACAAATTGGGAAATGGGAGTTAATTTGGTCAAAGGCAGAAACCACATATAACAGTGCGATCGCTGAAGTAAAGGAACGGCGCTGGCAATCGGCATTCATGTTATCTGCTAAAATGCTGCGCGTAGACAATCAGTATTGGGCGGGTACGAAATACGACCAATTGAATCGTCTAATCGCCACAGCGCGGGAAGATGGCGATAAGTTAGGCAAAGCCGAAAGTTTAGCAAATAGCAAAGTAGTCGATAATTTATTAGAAGCAATTAAGTTAGCTGAGTCCATTGGGCAAGAAAGTTATCTTTACCAAAAAGCTCAACAAGCGATTCCAGCATTTGGACGCCAAATGCTGGAATTGGCAAAGGCAAAACTAGATAAGAAAGATGCGGATGAAGCGCTGAATATTGCTAGGCAAATACCGGAAAGTACGAAACTACAAGGTGAGACCGATGACTTTATTGCCATAGCTGACGCGAAAAGGAGTGCTTGGATAGGTAACGTTTCTGGTTTACAGGCAGCGATCGCTCAAGCACAACAGATTTCTCCTTCCAGACCAGTCTATAACGAGGCGCAGCAACTAATTGCCCGTTGGCAGCTGGAAATTGAAGATGTTGCCAATCTAGAAAAAGCGAGAATATTGGCTAGCCAGGGAACAGTGCCTAATTTAACAGCAGCGATCGCCCAAATACAGTTGATTCCTGCTAGTAATCCCAGGGCCACAGAAGCTAGGCAAGAGATGGATCGGTGGACTGCCCAAATAGAAACAATTGAAGACCAACCTTACTTAGACCGCGCCGAACAGATAGCAATATTCGACGATATTAACTCCTTGCAAGCTGCGATCGCCCAGGCTAGCGAAATTCGTAGAGGTCGTGCATTATATCCAGAAGCACGGAAAAAAATTCGTACTTGGATCGGCAAGATTCAACGAATTCAAGACCAACCCTACTTAGATCAAGCACAAGAACTGGCTCAGAGTGGAAATCTCACCGCCGCCATCAACGCAGCTCAACAAATTGCTTCATCAGGAAGGGCGCTTTCTGGAGACGCACAAGCTGCAATCAATGACTGGGAAGGGCAAATCCGCACTAGAGAAAACTGGAAAAAAGCCCAGCAAGTGGGGGCAGCTGGCACTCCAGAAGCCTTAATTGAGGCAATACGACTAGCGGATCAGGTTTCAAACAATAGCATCTTACGTATGGATGCGAATCAGGCTATTGACCAATGGAGTCAACAATTGTTAGAAATAGCACGCTCTCAAGGTCAGTCTGATATTGCTAGAGGCATTGACATTGCCAAATCGATTCCACGCGGTAGTGCTGCTTATAGTGCAGCGCAAGAGCAAATTAAGGCTTGGCAGGACTTTCTCAATCCTCAGCCGAAACCTCAGCCTCAGCCTGAATCTCTACCATTTCCTCAATCTACTACTACTAATGGGCAGTAA
- the hslO gene encoding Hsp33 family molecular chaperone HslO — MADQLIRATAAEGGIRAVGVITTRLTEEVRQRHKLSYVATAALGRTMAAGLLMASSMKRTGSRVNVRVKGDGPLGGILVDAGLDGTVRGYVGNPSVELPPNAKGKLDVGGAVGGGYLYVVRDIGYGYPYSSTVELVSGEIGDDVAHYLVNSEQTPSALVLGVFVGAAGVTAAGGLLIQILPKAARDEALVEILESRVAGLAGFTPLLQAGKTLPEIFGDLLGDMGLEIFSERQMLRFHCGCSFDRVLGALKILGEAELQDMIIKDNGAEATCDFCGNVYQASNDQLAQLIADLQAESAISG, encoded by the coding sequence ATGGCGGATCAGTTAATTCGTGCAACAGCAGCCGAAGGTGGAATTCGTGCCGTAGGTGTGATCACCACACGTTTAACAGAAGAAGTACGGCAGCGCCACAAGCTTTCTTATGTGGCAACGGCAGCACTAGGCCGGACTATGGCGGCAGGCTTGTTAATGGCTTCTAGTATGAAGCGAACTGGATCGAGAGTTAATGTTCGCGTAAAGGGCGATGGGCCTTTGGGTGGGATATTGGTAGATGCCGGCTTAGATGGTACTGTACGCGGATACGTGGGCAATCCATCTGTAGAATTGCCTCCTAATGCCAAAGGTAAGTTAGATGTTGGTGGTGCAGTGGGTGGTGGCTACCTCTACGTTGTGCGGGATATCGGTTATGGTTATCCTTACTCTAGTACTGTAGAACTAGTTTCTGGCGAAATTGGTGATGATGTAGCTCATTATCTGGTGAATTCCGAACAAACACCTTCGGCTTTAGTTTTAGGTGTGTTTGTGGGAGCAGCAGGAGTAACTGCGGCTGGAGGATTACTGATACAAATATTACCTAAAGCCGCCAGAGACGAAGCTCTAGTAGAAATTTTGGAATCACGGGTTGCCGGTCTAGCAGGATTTACGCCATTGTTGCAAGCTGGGAAGACTTTACCGGAAATCTTTGGCGACTTGTTGGGAGATATGGGGCTGGAAATCTTTTCCGAACGGCAAATGCTGCGCTTCCACTGTGGTTGCTCTTTTGATCGCGTTTTGGGGGCACTGAAGATTTTGGGAGAAGCTGAACTGCAAGATATGATTATTAAAGATAATGGTGCTGAAGCAACTTGCGACTTTTGCGGTAATGTCTACCAGGCAAGCAACGATCAGTTAGCTCAACTAATTGCCGATTTGCAAGCTGAATCTGCTATTTCAGGATAA
- a CDS encoding universal stress protein, producing MLNSILVALNGSEISERVIQTLDNLALSKDAKVILCHVFPTPESEMELPADRPQPESPTFSYFQVEKQLQSYQEKLSITSELELVTGDPAEEIIRLANIYKTELIIIGSRGLMGMKRIVQGSVSSQVVEEANCSVLVVKPR from the coding sequence GTGCTAAATAGTATTTTGGTAGCTCTGAACGGTTCGGAAATTTCAGAACGAGTAATTCAGACTTTAGATAATTTGGCTTTATCAAAAGATGCCAAGGTTATTCTTTGTCACGTGTTTCCCACACCAGAGTCAGAAATGGAACTACCTGCTGATCGTCCTCAGCCAGAGTCGCCAACATTTTCTTATTTTCAGGTTGAAAAACAACTGCAATCCTATCAAGAAAAGTTATCAATCACAAGTGAGTTAGAACTAGTAACTGGTGATCCTGCTGAAGAAATTATTCGTCTTGCCAATATTTATAAAACTGAGTTGATTATAATTGGCAGTCGGGGGTTGATGGGGATGAAGCGAATTGTTCAGGGTTCTGTCAGCAGTCAAGTTGTAGAAGAGGCTAATTGTTCAGTGTTAGTCGTAAAACCAAGATAA